One Vigna unguiculata cultivar IT97K-499-35 chromosome 11, ASM411807v1, whole genome shotgun sequence DNA window includes the following coding sequences:
- the LOC114168814 gene encoding uncharacterized protein LOC114168814 encodes MVVFALSFCQSSLFCKPSFQIRCCSQSQNKAGTSHFQTKKKCLRCNTLYSDQDNSPLSCSFHGHTNGDKGLFSLAPPHQGIDGDWSEKSGVIVYKWNEKNNRPNTGRANWKKRWSCCGEYDENAPPCRHGSHVSYDDGFTLY; translated from the exons ATGGTTGTTTTTGCTCTAAGTTTCTGTCAAAGTTCACTTTTTTGCAAGCCATCATTTCAGATCAGGTGCTGCTCACAGTCTCAGAACAAAGCAGGAACATCCCATTTTCAAACCAAGAAAAAGTGTTTGAGATGCAACACCCTTTACTCAGACCAAGATAATTCtcctctttcttgctccttcCACGGCCACACCAATG GAGATAAAGGTCTGTTTTCATTGGCTCCACCACACCAAGGAATTGATGGGGATTGGAGTGAAAAATCTGGAGTAATTGTGTACAAATGGAATGAGAAGAATAACAGACCAAACACTGGGCGTGCGAATTGGAAGAAAAGATGGAGTTGCTGTGGTGAGTATGATGAGAATGCTCCACCTTGTAGACATGGCAGCCATGTTTCCTATGATGATGGTTTCACCTTGTACTAG